A window of [Ruminococcus] lactaris ATCC 29176 genomic DNA:
CGAATTTTCTTCTGCCACCAGAAAATCTCTGCATAACTGTTGTATTTCCTGATAGTCAAAAACTGTTACCTGAATTTCATCCTCAGCCGCTTTGTCCAACGGGCATTCTCTCTTACAGATATAAGGATAATCTTCTGTTCCAAGAACTTCTGATGCGTTCCGTGTCTCACCGTTACTGGATTGATGATATGGTGTCCATGCACAAGCCTCATTATACCAGACCACTGTTCCTTCTGTATCTTCCACTGCTTTGGTATATTTTTTCAAATATGTATCAAAATTGGCCGCTCCCCATTTCCGTTTCATTTCTGCATGAGTCAGATATTTCTCTGTTGCCGTCTTCTCCTCGTTTTCTGCCAGTTCTCTGCACAGGCTTGTACGCAGCACCACGGCCTGTGCTTTCAACGCTTCCAATTCGTAAGACTCCGGCATTTCATATGCAAGAACCCCGATCAGATACTCTTCCCAGTCCAGATCAAGATCCAGTTCCGTTCCATCTGGGTCTGTTCTTGCAACTTTTATTGTAAAATGACCGCTCCCATTTTGTAGATTCACATCTTTTCCATTTACAAAAATAGAGACAACATATGGAAGAAATATGAGGATGATCAGAAATGCAGCTATATTTTTTATTTTCTTTTTTGCTGAATAAAAGCTCATAAAGACAGCCCTCCATACTTTATTATATGAAGGGCTGTCTTATTTTAGAACCTGTATGAAATTTTACCTTTACGCTTTATTTTTCTGCACTATTTTCTGTCGGTTCTGCTTCTGTACTCTGTGCATCTTTTGCCAGGTTTTCTGTTCCCTGAACCTGCATCGGATTCACATACGGATTCTGTGCCGATGACTCTGTCGGAGTTACCGGGACCTGCTGTACCGGTGCTTCTGCTGGCATCGGAGATACAGATTCTGCCGGAGTTTCTGATGCTGCCGGTGATACAGGCATCGTCGGAGGAATCGGATTACCACCGAAATTTGGTGCCTGCGGTGGAAGATTTGGCTCCATTCCCGGGTTATACGGCTTCTTGCTCATAATAAATAAGCAGATTGCTTCGTACATTGGAATAAATATACCAAGAACACTATGGATAATCGCCATATTATGGGATGTCAGTCTATGGTAAATATGAAAGTTCACCAGTACATCCAGCACCGCTTCAATCGCCTGAAGTGCTACTACTGCAATAATCAGCAGGAAAACTATCACCCAGATCAGTGTCAGACTTCCTGCACCCATTCCGGTGGAATAGCTCAATGCAGTTCCAATTCCTGCCACAACAATGAAAAGGAAATAAAGTCCTGCGATTACAGCCGTTCCGATCAACGGAATAAGGACTTTCCAGAGTCCCGGACTCTGAAGTCTTCTTTTCTTTAAAGGCATACTGCCTGCAAGATCTCCCTGAAGATAAGATCTCGCAAACGGTACCCATGCCATCCACGGATTTGCATTTCCTGTTCTCTGTGCCAGACGGTAAAGTGCAATGGATTTAAATACATATTTCACAATACCAATCATCACGGCTGCCACGATCACCAACAGATAAACGGTCATG
This region includes:
- a CDS encoding SpoIID/LytB domain-containing protein; the protein is MSFYSAKKKIKNIAAFLIILIFLPYVVSIFVNGKDVNLQNGSGHFTIKVARTDPDGTELDLDLDWEEYLIGVLAYEMPESYELEALKAQAVVLRTSLCRELAENEEKTATEKYLTHAEMKRKWGAANFDTYLKKYTKAVEDTEGTVVWYNEACAWTPYHQSSNGETRNASEVLGTEDYPYICKRECPLDKAAEDEIQVTVFDYQEIQQLCRDFLVAEENSESAEKGYNFADFEILEMDSSGYVRQMRMGDTVCTGDQFRDALSLSSSAFSFYESIKGLKITTIGKGHGLGMSQWTANEMAKEKKNYEEILQFFFEGTTLNKEFDEKEATGN